The following proteins are encoded in a genomic region of Hippopotamus amphibius kiboko isolate mHipAmp2 chromosome 8, mHipAmp2.hap2, whole genome shotgun sequence:
- the LOC130859110 gene encoding histone H1.0-like, with translation MTENSTSTPAAKPKRAKASKKSRDHPKYSDMIVAAIQAEKNRAGSSRQSIQKYIKNHYKVGENADSQIKLSIKHLVTTGVLKQTKGVGASGSFRLAKSDEPKRSVAFKKMKKEVKKVATPKKAAKPKKAASKAPSKKPKATPVKKAKNKPAATPKKAKKPKTVKAKPVKASKPKKAKPVKPKAKSSAKRAGKK, from the coding sequence ATGACCGAGAACTCCACGTCCACTCCTGCAGCCAAGCCCAAGCGGGCTAAGGCCTCCAAGAAGTCCAGAGACCACCCCAAGTATTCAGACATGATCGTGGCTGCCATCCAGGCGGAGAAGAACCGTGCTGGCTCTTCGCGCCAGTCCATCCAGAAGTACATCAAGAACCACTACAAGGTGGGTGAGAACGCCGACTCCCAGATCAAGTTGTCCATCAAGCACTTGGTCACCACTGGGGTCCTCAAGCAGACCAAAGGGGTGGGTGCCTCGGGATCTTTCCGGCTGGCCAAGAGTGACGAGCCCAAGAGGTCAGTGGCCTTCAAGAAGATGAAGAAGGAAGTCAAGAAGGTGGCCACGCCAAAGAAGGCTGCCAAACCCAAGAAGGCTGCCTCCAAAGCCCCAAGCAAGAAGCCCAAAGCCACCCCAGTCAAGAAGGCCAAGAATAAGCCAGCTGCCACGCCCAAGAAAGCCAAAAAACCCAAGACTGTCAAAGCCAAGCCAGTCAAGGCATCCAAGCCTAAGAAGGCCAAACCAGTGAAGCCCAAAGCCAAGTCTAGTGCCAAGAGGGCCGGCAAGAAGTGA